The Medicago truncatula cultivar Jemalong A17 chromosome 4, MtrunA17r5.0-ANR, whole genome shotgun sequence genome includes a region encoding these proteins:
- the LOC25492150 gene encoding dirigent protein 2, giving the protein MAPTFSTPIKIISSILLLITIIITNGQAPNQTSTLVFYLQDVGRGFNATVMPVIGINGRVWSYHSFGTIFVVDDPVMLSPSPFSTQIGRAQGVITVTSLDGANVNIVLSLVFNNGEYSGSTLEIQGNSRQRENSRELSVVSGTGRFRYARGFVVFETMSYDAPSERSVIRLTITLALP; this is encoded by the coding sequence atgGCACCAACATTTTCAACACCGATCAAAATAATATCCTCAATACTACTTTTGATAACCATCATCATAACTAACGGTCAAGCACCAAATCAAACATCAACATTGGTGTTCTACCTACAAGATGTGGGAAGAGGATTCAACGCAACCGTTATGCCGGTTATCGGCATCAACGGAAGGGTTTGGTCTTACCACTCATTCGGAACAATATTTGTCGTTGATGACCCCGTCATGTTAAGCCCTAGTCCATTTTCAACTCAAATTGGAAGGGCACAAGGTGTAATTACAGTGACATCTCTAGATGGTGCAAATGTGAACATAGTTTTGTCACTTGTGTTCAACAATGGGGAATATAGTGGTAGCACTTTGGAGATACAAGGTAATAGTCGTCAACGTGAGAATTCAAGAGAGCTCTCTGTTGTTTCTGGAACAGGAAGGTTTCGATATGCAAGAGGGTTTGTTGTGTTTGAAACTATGTCTTATGATGCTCCAAGTGAACGTTCTGTCATTAGGTTGACCATAACTTTGGCACTACCTTGA
- the LOC11445205 gene encoding dirigent protein 2, whose protein sequence is MAPTSSTPLKIISFSILLLITINNIANGQQNQSTLVFFLQDVGKGVGATVQPVIGINGKVWSYNSFGTIFVVDDPIMLNPNPGSTQIGRAQGMITVTSLDGSNVSIVLSLVFNNGQYSGSTLEIQGASRQRENSRELSVVSGTGRFRYARGFVVFETVSYDDSTNHSVLRLTVTLAIPS, encoded by the coding sequence atggcacCAACATCTTCAACACCACTCAAAATCATATCCTTCTCAATATTACTTCTCATaaccatcaacaacatagcTAATGGTcaacaaaatcaatcaaccttGGTGTTCTTCCTACAAGATGTCGGAAAAGGAGTTGGCGCAACCGTTCAACCAGTTATCGGCATCAATGGAAAGGTTTGGTCCTACAACTCATTTGGAACAATATTTGTAGTCGATGACCCTATTATGTTAAACCCTAATCCAGGTTCAACTCAAATCGGAAGGGCTCAAGGTATGATTACAGTAACATCTCTTGATGGTTCAAATGTGAGCATAGTTTTGTCACTTGTGTTCAACAATGGGCAATATAGTGGTAGCACTTTGGAGATTCAAGGTGCTAGTCGACAACGCGAAAATTCAAGAGAGCTTTCTGTTGTTTCCGGAACAGGAAGGTTTCGATATGCAAGAGGATTTGTTGTGTTTGAAACTGTATCTTATGATGATTCAACTAATCATTCTGTTCTTCGTTTGACTGTAACTTTGGCTATACCATCTTGA
- the LOC11444046 gene encoding B-cell receptor-associated protein 31 yields the protein MLQLLYTAIFGEMLLILTLVFKTPLRKLVIVSLDRVKRGRGPIVVTTVGATLIVVLSSSLYSMAKIQQRTVEAGVLNPTDQVLMSKHMLEASLMGFVLFLSLMIDRLHHYIRELRLLRKTMEAVKKQTRSFEDGKNGSTEEQKALTEEITTLKSKVKKLESECEAKGTKEKTLETEVEALKKQSEGFLMEYDRLLEDNQNLRSQLEAIDQSSSHLDNKKST from the exons ATGTTGCAGTTACTTTACACTGCGATTTTCGGCGAAATGCTATTGATCCTAACCCTAGTTTTCAAAACCCCACTTCGAAAATTGGTGATTGTTTCATTGGATCGAGTCAAAAGAGGTCGTGGACCAATCGTTGTTACTACAGTTGGTGCTACGTTGATCGTTGTGCTTTCTTCTAGTCTTTATAGTATGGCTAAGATCCAACAACGTACGGTGGAAGCTGGTGTTCTTAACCCCACTGATCAAGTTCTTATGTCTAAACATATGCTTGAAGCTTCTTTAATGG GTTTTGTGCTGTTCCTCTCTCTAATGATTGATAGATTGCACCACTACATAAGAGAGCTTCGTTTACTCAGGAAGACCATGGAAGCTGTTAAGAAACAAACCCGAAGTTTTGAGGACGGTAAAAATGGCAGCACAGAGgagcaaaaagcattgaccgaAGAAATTACCACATTGAAGTCTAAGGTTAAGAAGCTCGAATCTGAATGTGAGGCGAAAGGAACCAAGGAAAAGACATTGGAAACTGAAGTAGAGGCTCTTAAAAAGCAATCTGAGGGGTTCCTTATGGAATATGATCGTCTCTTGGAAGACAATCAGAATCTTCGGAGTCAGTTGGAGGCCATCGACCAGAGCTCTTCACACCTTGATAACAAAAAGAGTACATGA
- the LOC11443944 gene encoding DNA repair protein RAD16 — protein sequence MELRSRRQRASDEIDSVTDKGKQPMEDIDEKFDFNTDEDDHVASVKCDSDYEAEEIGGQLPFDLNRDPTIIISDSDGEDNTSDSSDFSGPSSKRRKTRSRKRGSKSKIESADLSGVESALEFDLSGVERALEFDQSCVERALEFDLSGVERALLEFDDELFPMVSAEEAPFDLPLPKLPRKKKAKKTKKGDPKPVLLWHAWKQEHEKWIDQNLLEDVTLDQSEVMNETAEASSDLIVPLLRYQREWLAWALKQEESVTRGGILADEMGMGKTIQAIALVLSKRELQQMCCEPFEHSDSPGSSKVLPVIKGTLVICPVVAVTQWVSEIARFTLKGSTKVLVYHGPKRWKSADKFSEYDFVITTYSTVESEYRKHVMPPKEKCQYCGRLFHPPSLVFHQKYYCGPDAIRTTKQAKQTKKKKRGQSSKLDGELEQGSIKKKEEDLEGNDKSFLHAVKWQRIILDEAHFIKSRHSNTAKAVLALESFYKWALSGTPLQNRVGELYSLVRFLQIVPYSYNLCKDCDCRTLDHSSSKVCSNCSHSSVRHFCWWNKNIATPIQSSGYGDDGKRAMILLKNKLLKSIVLRRTKIGRAADLALPPRIVSLRRDSLDIKEQDYYESLYNESQAQFNTYVEENTLTNNYAHIFDLLTRLRQAVDHPYLVVYSPTAAARQGGNLASNGDVEQECGICHDTVEDPVVTSCEHTFCKGCLIDFSASLGQISCPSCSKLLTVDLTSNKDAVVDKTTTIKGFRSSSILNRIQIENFQTSTKIEALREEIRFMVERDGSAKAIVFSQFTSFLDLINYSLQKSGVSCVQLVGSMTLTARDNAIKKFTDDPDCKIFLMSLKAGGVALNLTVASHVFLMDPWWNPAVERQAQDRIHRIGQYKPIRIVRFVIENTIEERILKLQEKKELVFEGTVGGSSEALGKLTVADLKFLFVT from the exons ATGGAACTTCGTTCTCGTCGACAACGCGCTTCCGATGAAATCGATTCCG TGACTGATAAGGGGAAGCAGCCGATGGAGGATATTGATGAAAAGTTTGACTTTAATACAGATGAAGATGATCATGTCGCGTCTGTGAAATGCGATTCTGATTATGAAG CTGAAGAGATTGGTGGACAGCTCCCCTTTGACTTGAATCGAGATCCGACTATAATCATTAGTGATTCTGATGGAGAAGATAATACTTCTGATTCATCTGACTTTAGCGGGCCTTCATCTAAACGGAGAAAGACACGGTCCAGAAAGAGAGGTAGTAAATCCAAGATAGAATCTGCAGACCTGAGTGGTGTAGAGAGTGCGCTGGAGTTCGACCTGAGTGGTGTAGAGAGAGCGCTGGAGTTCGATCAAAGTTGTGTAGAGAGAGCGCTGGAGTTCGACCTGAGTGGTGTAGAGAGAGCGCTGCTGGAGTTTGATGATGAGTTATTTCCAATGGTTTCTGCTGAAGAGGCTCCATTTGATTTACCTTTACCTAAGCTGCCaaggaagaaaaaagcaaagaAGACAAAAAAGGGAGATCCTAAACCAGTGTTGTTATGGCATGCTTGGAAACAGGAACATGAGAAGTGGATCGATCAGAATTTGCTGGAAGATGTTACCCTCGATCAGAGTGAAGTGATGAATGAGACGGCCGAGGCATCGTCAGATCTGATTGTTCCGTTGCTGAGGTACCAAAGGGAATGGTTAGCATGGGCTTTGAAGCAGGAGGAATCTGTAACCAGAGGAGGAATCCTTGCTGATGAAATGGGTATGGGGAAAACTATTCAAGCAATTGCCCTTGTCCTTTCTAAACGGGAATTGCAACAAATGTGCTGTGAACCATTTGAACACTCAGATTCACCCGGGTCATCTAAAGTCCTTCCTGTGATCAAAGGAACTCTTGTCATCTGTCCCGTGGTTGCCGTCACTCAATGGGTTAGTGAGATTGCTCGATTTACTTTGAAAGGAAGCACGAAGGTTCTGGTTTATCATGGGCCAAAGAGATGGAAGAGTGCTGACAAGTTCTCGGAATATGATTTTGTAATAACAACATATTCTACTGTGGAATCGGAGTACAGAAAGCATGTGATGCCTCCTAAGGAAAAGTGCCAATATTGTGGAAGATTATTTCACCCGCCTAGTTTAGTTTTTCACCAGAAGTACTATTGTGGGCCTGATGCTATTAGAACAAcaaaacaagcaaagcaaaccaagaaaaagaaaagaggtCAGAGTTCAAAGTTGGATGGAGAGTTGGAACAGGGCTCTATCAAAAAGAAGGAAGAGGATCTAGAAGGCAATGACAAGTCATTTCTCCATGCTGTGAAGTGGCAAAGGATCATATTGGATGAG GCACATTTTATAAAATCTAGGCATTCTAACACTGCAAAAGCAGTTCTTGCCTTAGAGTCTTTCTACAAATGGGCATTAAGTGGTACACCCCTTCAGAATCGTGTTGGAGAGCTATACTCTTTG GTACGATTTCTACAGATAGTTCCCTATTCCTATAACCTGTGCAAGGACTGTGATTGCAGGACACTTGATCATAG CTCCTCTAAAGTATGTTCAAACTGCTCCCACAGTTCTGTTAGGCATTTTTGTTGGTGGAACAAG AATATTGCCACACCAATTCAATCATCCGGCTATGGTGATGATGGGAAAAGAGCTATGATTTTGCtcaaaaacaaacttttaaaGAGCATAGTCTTAAGGCGAACTAAAATAGGCAGGGCTGCTGATCTTGCACTTCCGCCTAGGATC GTTTCATTGAGGAGGGATAGCCTGGATATAAAAGAGCAAGACTATTATGAATCACTATACAATGAAAGTCAGGCACAATTTAATAC GTATGTCGAGGAAAATACTCTGACAAATAATTATGCTCATATTTTTGACCTCCTCACACGACTACGTCAG GCTGTGGATCATCCATATCTTGTAGTGTATTCTCCAACTGCAGCAGCACGGCAAGGTGGGAACTTGGCTAGTAATGGTGATGTTGAACAAGAATGTGGCATTTGTCATGATACTGTTGAAGATCCAGTT GTTACTTCTTGTGAGCATACTTTTTGCAAGGGATGCTTGATAGATTTCTCTGCTTCCTTAGGACAAATATCATGCCCCTCATGCTCTAAATTACTCACTGTTGATTTGACTTCCAACAAGGATGCAGTGGTtgataaaacaacaacaattaaggGTTTCAGATCTTCAAGCATTTTAAACAGGATTCAGATTGAGAATTTTCAGACAAGTACTAAAATAGAGGCATTG AGAGAAGAAATTAGATTTATGGTTGAAAGGGATGGTTCTGCAAAGGCGATTGTTTTTAGCCAGTTCACATCATTCTTGGATCTCATCAACTACTCCCTGCAGAAG TCAGGTGTATCTTGCGTTCAATTGGTTGGAAGTATGACATTGACTGCTCGGGATAATGCCATTAAGAAATTTACTGATGATCCAGACTGCAAAATTTTTCTCATGAGCTTGAAAGCCGGAGGCGTTGCTCTGAATTTGACTGTAGCATCTCAT GTTTTCCTCATGGATCCTTGGTGGAACCCTGCAGTGGAGCGTCAGGCTCAAGACAGAATTCACCGGATAGGGCAGTACAAACCAATCAG AATTGTGAGATTTGTCATTGAAAACACAATCGAGGAGAGGATTTTGAAACTTCAAGAGAAGAAGGAACTGGTATTTGAAGG GACTGTAGGCGGTTCTTCAGAAGCCCTAGGGAAGTTGACGGTGGCCGACTTGAAATTTCTCTTTGTTACTTAA